One window from the genome of Candidatus Polarisedimenticolaceae bacterium encodes:
- a CDS encoding cysteine synthase family protein: MNLLSAIGNTSIVRLGKLAPPGGARILAKLEWENPTGSMKDRMALAAISRAEADGRLRPGGAVVEYTGGSTGTSLALVCAAKGYRIRIVTSDAFSREKRDHMEALGAELVLVPSEGGLTTKKLILDMIETARGLSTAPNTFWTDQLRNLDSVAGYHPLGEEIWSQTGGKVDAFVHTVGTAASSRGVAEVLKRRDPRVRLVCVEPAESSVLLGGKPGPHKIEGVGIGYVPPLWEPSLVDEVLAVPTEEAKAMARRLAREEGLFAGTSSGANVVAALRVAERLGPDATVVTLMCDSGLKYLSTDVHGRRPESGGTPS; this comes from the coding sequence GTGAACCTTCTCTCGGCCATCGGCAACACCTCGATCGTCCGCCTCGGCAAGCTCGCTCCGCCCGGAGGCGCGCGGATCCTCGCGAAGCTCGAGTGGGAGAACCCCACCGGGAGCATGAAGGACCGGATGGCCCTCGCCGCAATCTCGCGCGCGGAGGCCGACGGCCGTCTGAGACCGGGCGGAGCCGTCGTCGAGTACACGGGCGGCAGCACGGGGACCTCGCTCGCGCTGGTGTGCGCCGCCAAGGGGTACCGGATCCGCATCGTCACCTCCGACGCGTTCAGCAGGGAGAAGCGCGACCACATGGAGGCGCTCGGGGCGGAGCTCGTCCTCGTTCCGAGCGAGGGCGGGCTGACGACGAAGAAGCTCATCCTCGACATGATCGAGACGGCGCGCGGGTTGAGCACGGCGCCGAACACCTTCTGGACCGACCAGCTCCGCAACCTCGACAGCGTCGCGGGGTATCACCCACTGGGCGAGGAGATCTGGAGCCAGACCGGAGGGAAGGTCGACGCCTTCGTCCACACCGTCGGGACGGCGGCGTCGTCGCGCGGGGTGGCGGAGGTCCTGAAGCGGCGGGATCCGCGGGTGCGCCTCGTCTGCGTCGAGCCGGCCGAATCGTCGGTGCTGCTCGGAGGGAAACCCGGCCCCCACAAGATCGAGGGGGTGGGGATCGGTTACGTGCCGCCGCTGTGGGAACCGTCGCTCGTCGACGAGGTCCTCGCGGTTCCGACCGAGGAAGCCAAGGCGATGGCGCGGCGCCTGGCGCGGGAGGAAGGGTTGTTCGCCGGGACCTCCTCGGGGGCGAACGTCGTCGCGGCGCTGCGTGTCGCCGAGCGCCTCGGGCCGGATGCGACGGTCGTCACGCTGATGTGCGACTCGGGACTCAAGTACCTCAGCACCGATGTGCATGGACGCCGGCCCGAGTCCGGCGGAACGCCGTCGTGA
- a CDS encoding aldo/keto reductase — MIPTRTLGPHGPSVGALGYGAMVLEGYYGASDDEQAVATIHKALDVGVTMIDSADAYGNGHNESLVGRAVRGRKDAFVATKFGIVFDAEEAGTPLPTGWGFTLRINGTRAYALRALDRSLARLGVEAIDLWYAHYPDPAVPIEETVAAMAEGVAAGKARHLGLSNVTAEQVRRAHAVHPIAAVQFEYSMWRREAETSLLPTLRELGISLVAWSPLGAGFLTGRLDRVDANDFRRNNPRFAGDALAENRDRFAPLLAVAEELEVTPAQLALAWLLHRGPDVIPIPGTRRPERVEENAAATGILLDATLVKRIDELAKPGLAQGATLI; from the coding sequence ATGATTCCCACGCGAACTCTGGGACCACACGGCCCGTCCGTCGGAGCGCTCGGTTACGGCGCGATGGTGCTCGAGGGGTACTACGGCGCCTCGGACGACGAGCAGGCCGTGGCGACGATCCACAAGGCCCTCGACGTCGGCGTGACGATGATCGACTCCGCCGACGCCTACGGGAACGGCCACAACGAATCGCTCGTCGGTCGCGCGGTGCGGGGCCGGAAGGACGCGTTCGTCGCGACGAAGTTCGGCATCGTCTTCGACGCGGAGGAGGCCGGGACTCCCCTTCCCACCGGCTGGGGGTTCACCCTCAGGATCAACGGCACGCGCGCCTACGCGCTCCGCGCGCTCGACCGCTCGCTCGCGCGGCTCGGCGTCGAGGCGATCGACCTCTGGTACGCGCACTACCCCGACCCCGCGGTCCCGATCGAGGAGACGGTTGCCGCGATGGCGGAAGGCGTCGCCGCCGGAAAGGCGCGCCACCTCGGCCTGAGCAACGTCACGGCGGAGCAGGTCCGGCGCGCCCACGCCGTCCACCCGATCGCGGCGGTGCAGTTCGAGTATTCGATGTGGCGCCGGGAAGCGGAAACCTCGCTCCTCCCCACGTTGCGCGAGCTCGGGATCTCGCTCGTCGCGTGGTCGCCGCTGGGCGCGGGGTTCCTCACCGGGAGGCTCGACCGCGTCGACGCGAACGACTTCCGTCGGAACAACCCGCGCTTCGCGGGGGACGCGCTCGCGGAGAACCGCGACCGCTTCGCCCCGCTCCTTGCGGTCGCCGAGGAGCTCGAGGTCACCCCCGCCCAGCTCGCGCTCGCGTGGCTGCTCCACCGCGGCCCCGACGTGATCCCGATCCCCGGGACCCGCCGCCCCGAACGGGTCGAGGAGAACGCCGCCGCGACGGGCATCCTGCTCGACGCGACGCTCGTGAAACGGATCGACGAGCTCGCGAAGCCCGGGCTCGCGCAAGGGGCGACGCTGATCTGA
- the speY gene encoding deoxyhypusine synthase, producing MAERKSKWLSGARINPEPIRGGVSVADLVDRAFLAYNAGRLQKASRLYVEKMLADDAVVGMSLTGALTPAGLGRSVLIPLIRAGFVDWIVSTGANLYHDAHYGLGLALHQGTHEVDDRILRQEGVVRIYDILFDYKVLLQTDAYLREVMNAPEFDREMSTAELHHLLGKYLAAREDELGVSDSCVLTTAYRCGVPCYVSSPGDSSIGMNVAELWLRGKGPRIDVSRDVNETAAIVYATKKSGGASGVLIVGGGSPKNFMLQTEPQIQEVLGLDEAGHDYFVQITDARPDTGGLSGATPGEAVSWGKVDPDKLPGTVVVYGDSTIVAPLLTAYALTRRDPRPLRRLYDRREEMLGLLRRAYAER from the coding sequence ATGGCCGAACGGAAGAGCAAGTGGCTGTCCGGCGCGCGCATCAACCCCGAGCCGATCCGCGGCGGGGTGAGCGTGGCCGACCTCGTCGACCGCGCGTTCCTCGCCTACAACGCCGGGCGATTGCAGAAGGCCTCGCGTCTGTACGTCGAGAAGATGCTCGCGGACGACGCGGTGGTCGGGATGAGCCTCACCGGGGCGCTGACCCCCGCCGGGCTCGGCCGGTCGGTCCTCATCCCGCTGATCCGCGCGGGGTTCGTCGACTGGATCGTCTCGACCGGCGCGAACCTGTACCACGACGCCCACTACGGTCTCGGTCTCGCCCTCCACCAGGGAACGCACGAGGTCGACGACCGGATCCTCCGCCAGGAGGGGGTGGTCCGGATCTACGACATCCTCTTCGACTACAAGGTGCTCCTCCAGACCGACGCGTACCTGCGCGAGGTCATGAACGCCCCGGAGTTCGACCGCGAGATGTCGACCGCCGAGCTGCACCACCTCCTCGGCAAGTACCTCGCCGCGCGTGAGGACGAGCTCGGCGTGAGCGACTCGTGCGTGCTCACGACGGCGTACCGCTGCGGCGTCCCGTGTTACGTCTCCTCCCCGGGGGACTCGTCGATCGGGATGAACGTCGCGGAGCTGTGGCTGAGGGGGAAGGGGCCGCGGATCGACGTCTCCCGGGACGTGAACGAAACCGCGGCGATCGTCTACGCGACCAAGAAGTCGGGCGGGGCCTCGGGGGTGCTCATCGTCGGCGGGGGGTCGCCGAAGAACTTCATGCTCCAGACCGAGCCGCAGATCCAGGAGGTCCTCGGCCTCGACGAGGCGGGACACGACTACTTCGTGCAGATCACGGATGCGAGGCCCGACACCGGCGGCCTTTCGGGCGCCACGCCGGGCGAGGCGGTGTCGTGGGGAAAGGTCGATCCCGACAAGCTCCCCGGGACCGTCGTCGTCTACGGCGACTCGACGATCGTCGCTCCGCTGCTCACCGCCTACGCCCTCACCCGCCGGGACCCGCGCCCGCTGCGCCGGCTGTACGACAGGCGGGAGGAGATGCTGGGGCTCCTGCGCCGCGCCTACGCGGAGCGGTGA
- a CDS encoding 2-oxoacid:ferredoxin oxidoreductase subunit beta, with translation MSTAPALTKKDFVSDQEVRWCPGCGDYAILSAVQSVFPELGIPKENFVIVSGIGCSSRFPYYVNTFGFHSIHGRAPSVATGIKIANPKLSVWIATGDGDALSIGGNHLIHTMRRNVDVKILMFNNKIYGLTKGQYSPTSELGKRTKSSPYGTLDRPFNPLAVAIGTRATFLARGVDVYTPHLKEVLKRAGEHKGTAFVEILQNCNIFNDGAWDSVREKDVRDDNLLPLRHGEPLIFGKNKDMGIRMKSPFVPEVVHLGEGITEKDLIVHDEKGPAAYAFMLAQMEQPNFPLPIGVFRHNPTQSLDEGMAAQMAAVIAKLGEGDLEKLIYSGETWDVK, from the coding sequence ATGAGCACCGCCCCGGCCCTCACCAAGAAGGACTTCGTCTCCGACCAGGAGGTGCGCTGGTGCCCCGGCTGCGGGGACTACGCGATCCTCTCCGCAGTCCAGTCGGTCTTCCCCGAGCTCGGCATCCCGAAGGAGAACTTCGTGATCGTGTCGGGGATCGGCTGCTCGAGCCGGTTCCCGTATTACGTGAACACCTTCGGCTTCCACTCGATCCACGGCCGTGCCCCCTCGGTCGCCACCGGGATCAAGATCGCGAACCCGAAGCTGTCGGTGTGGATCGCCACCGGCGACGGGGATGCCCTCTCGATCGGCGGCAACCACCTGATCCACACGATGCGCCGCAACGTCGACGTCAAGATCCTGATGTTCAACAACAAGATCTACGGACTCACCAAGGGGCAGTACTCCCCCACTTCCGAGCTCGGCAAGCGCACGAAGTCGAGTCCCTACGGCACTCTCGATCGCCCGTTCAACCCCCTCGCCGTGGCCATCGGCACCCGCGCGACCTTCCTCGCGCGCGGCGTCGACGTCTACACGCCTCACCTCAAGGAGGTGCTGAAGCGGGCCGGAGAGCACAAGGGGACGGCGTTCGTCGAGATCCTCCAGAACTGCAACATCTTCAACGACGGCGCCTGGGACTCGGTCCGCGAGAAGGACGTCCGCGACGACAACCTCCTTCCCCTCCGGCACGGCGAGCCCCTGATCTTCGGCAAGAACAAGGACATGGGGATCCGCATGAAGAGCCCCTTCGTCCCGGAGGTCGTGCACCTCGGCGAAGGCATCACGGAGAAAGACCTCATCGTGCACGACGAGAAGGGTCCCGCCGCCTACGCGTTCATGCTCGCGCAGATGGAGCAGCCGAACTTCCCGCTGCCGATCGGGGTCTTCCGGCACAACCCCACGCAGTCCCTCGACGAGGGAATGGCCGCCCAGATGGCGGCGGTGATCGCGAAACTCGGCGAAGGCGACCTCGAGAAGCTGATCTACAGCGGCGAGACGTGGGACGTGAAGTAA
- a CDS encoding pirin family protein, whose product MKTVERILTNEGSHWVGDGFPVRTLFSYHRSGPRISPFLLLDHGGPATFPPATTPRGVDEHPHRGFETVTIAYAGEIEHRDSGGHAGTIGPGDVQWMTAASGVVHEEKHSRRFTREGGELEMAQLWVNLPAAHKMSAPRYQTLTSGTIPVVEREGARVRVIAGDFDGTAGAASTVTPVNVWDVRLAPGARLEFDVPAGHHAMFAVLKGTIGVGRDQVRDGHVVLLSDEPARVGIASEAGATVLFLGGEPIHEPIAGYGPFVMNTEQEIRQAIADYQAGRMGHLEPRSA is encoded by the coding sequence ATGAAGACGGTCGAGCGCATCCTGACGAACGAGGGGAGCCACTGGGTCGGCGACGGATTTCCGGTCCGCACGTTGTTCTCGTACCACCGCAGCGGCCCACGGATCAGCCCGTTCCTGCTCCTCGACCATGGCGGGCCCGCGACCTTCCCTCCCGCGACGACGCCGCGCGGAGTCGACGAGCACCCCCACCGCGGGTTCGAGACGGTGACGATCGCCTACGCGGGTGAGATCGAGCACCGCGACTCGGGGGGGCACGCGGGGACGATCGGCCCGGGCGACGTGCAGTGGATGACCGCCGCCTCGGGGGTCGTGCACGAGGAGAAACACTCCCGGAGGTTCACGCGCGAAGGGGGCGAGCTCGAGATGGCGCAGCTATGGGTCAACCTCCCCGCCGCGCACAAGATGTCGGCCCCGCGCTACCAGACGCTCACCTCCGGGACGATCCCCGTGGTCGAGCGCGAGGGCGCGCGGGTCCGGGTGATCGCCGGCGACTTCGACGGAACCGCCGGCGCTGCGTCCACGGTCACCCCGGTGAACGTCTGGGACGTCCGCCTCGCGCCGGGTGCGCGCCTCGAGTTCGACGTCCCCGCGGGACATCACGCCATGTTCGCCGTGCTGAAGGGCACGATCGGCGTCGGACGCGACCAGGTGCGCGACGGTCACGTCGTCCTCCTGTCCGACGAGCCCGCGCGCGTCGGGATCGCCTCGGAGGCCGGCGCGACCGTGTTGTTCCTGGGCGGCGAGCCGATCCACGAGCCGATCGCCGGGTACGGGCCCTTCGTCATGAACACCGAGCAGGAGATCCGCCAGGCGATCGCCGACTACCAGGCGGGTCGGATGGGGCACCTGGAGCCGCGCTCCGCCTGA
- a CDS encoding antibiotic biosynthesis monooxygenase family protein, which produces MSGHARLWQFDVPPDRQAEFERVYGATGRWAVLFRRAPGYRGTILLRDRSVPNRYVTIDRWRSEADFEAFRQRYATEYEALDAACEALTEREALLGIFDEDEA; this is translated from the coding sequence ATGAGCGGCCACGCGCGCCTCTGGCAGTTCGACGTCCCTCCCGACCGCCAGGCGGAGTTCGAGCGGGTCTACGGCGCGACCGGCCGCTGGGCCGTGTTGTTCCGCCGGGCTCCGGGGTACCGCGGGACGATCCTGCTCCGGGACCGATCGGTCCCCAACCGGTACGTGACGATCGACCGCTGGCGGAGCGAAGCGGATTTCGAGGCCTTCCGGCAACGGTACGCGACGGAGTACGAGGCGCTCGATGCCGCGTGCGAGGCTCTGACCGAGCGCGAGGCCCTGCTCGGCATCTTCGACGAGGACGAAGCGTGA
- a CDS encoding GNAT family N-acetyltransferase: MNIRYRDDAKLTVEQAIDLYRRSTLGERRPVDRPDIFEGMLANANLTITAWEGDRLVGISRTLTDFTYVAYLADLAVDEACQRSGIGKRLIEETRLRLGPECMIVLLAAPNANAYYPKLGFEHNPRAWVLRGR, from the coding sequence ATGAACATCCGCTACCGCGACGACGCCAAGCTCACCGTCGAGCAGGCCATCGACCTGTACCGCCGGTCCACGCTCGGAGAGCGCCGCCCGGTGGACCGGCCGGACATCTTCGAAGGGATGCTGGCGAACGCGAACCTCACGATCACCGCCTGGGAAGGCGACCGGCTCGTGGGCATCTCGCGGACGCTGACCGACTTCACCTACGTCGCCTACCTCGCCGACCTCGCCGTCGACGAGGCCTGCCAGCGGAGCGGGATCGGGAAGCGACTGATCGAGGAGACCCGCCTGCGCCTCGGGCCCGAATGCATGATCGTGCTCCTCGCCGCGCCGAACGCGAACGCCTACTACCCGAAGCTCGGCTTCGAGCACAACCCCCGGGCGTGGGTGTTGCGCGGTCGCTGA
- a CDS encoding GNAT family N-acetyltransferase, which translates to MDAPPETFDGARIRLRRSTPADARAIFRLAADPEVMRYLDWAAHESEADAKAYLDGCVESWESGLEYHWALEEPGTGTIVGCIAVRLEDGVADFGYFLGRAHWGRHFASEACGLLLGWLRGQPEVRRIQATTDFENERSARLLARLGLRLEGVRTAATIRPQLGGPRRDTRVYVLDREQP; encoded by the coding sequence ATGGACGCCCCTCCCGAGACCTTCGACGGCGCGCGCATCCGCCTGCGCCGGTCCACCCCCGCGGACGCCCGCGCGATCTTCCGGCTCGCCGCGGATCCGGAGGTGATGCGTTACCTCGACTGGGCGGCGCACGAGAGCGAGGCGGACGCGAAGGCGTACCTGGACGGCTGCGTGGAGAGCTGGGAAAGCGGCCTCGAGTATCACTGGGCGCTCGAGGAACCCGGGACCGGAACGATCGTCGGGTGCATCGCGGTCCGGCTGGAGGACGGGGTGGCCGACTTCGGATACTTCCTCGGCCGGGCGCACTGGGGACGGCATTTCGCCTCCGAGGCGTGCGGGTTGCTCCTGGGGTGGCTTCGCGGGCAGCCCGAGGTCCGCCGCATCCAGGCCACCACCGACTTCGAGAACGAACGCTCGGCGCGCCTGCTCGCGCGCCTCGGGCTGAGACTCGAGGGCGTGCGAACCGCGGCGACGATCCGGCCCCAGCTCGGCGGCCCGCGACGAGACACCCGGGTCTACGTCCTCGACCGGGAGCAACCATGA
- a CDS encoding cupin domain-containing protein has protein sequence MFKPTLHSLAGLLLASTGALAAPVSPTDPGLQWGPCPAPMPEGCRIAVLHGDPAKPNADIFFQVPADAKIPRHAHTSAERIVAVSGELHVRYDGQEPVVLRPGTYAYGPPKAVHEAHCAKGAPCTLFIAFEEPVDVLAAPAP, from the coding sequence GTGTTCAAGCCCACGCTGCATTCGCTCGCCGGACTCCTGCTGGCGTCGACAGGTGCCCTCGCCGCCCCCGTCTCCCCGACCGATCCCGGGCTGCAATGGGGCCCCTGCCCCGCCCCGATGCCGGAGGGATGCCGGATCGCGGTGCTTCACGGCGACCCGGCGAAGCCCAACGCCGATATCTTTTTCCAGGTTCCCGCGGACGCGAAGATCCCGCGCCACGCGCACACCTCGGCGGAGCGCATCGTGGCCGTTTCCGGTGAGCTGCACGTCCGCTACGACGGACAGGAGCCGGTCGTGCTGCGACCCGGAACGTACGCCTACGGCCCTCCGAAGGCGGTGCACGAAGCGCATTGCGCGAAGGGCGCACCCTGCACGCTGTTCATCGCGTTCGAGGAGCCGGTCGACGTCCTCGCCGCTCCGGCGCCCTGA
- a CDS encoding alpha/beta hydrolase translates to MKLFRLAVLLVAFTAPACLWKSSPHRLPLPTGVRVHVVEAGDPKGEAVVFLHGLTDTSRSFAPVIEKLATLRPDLRLIAVDQRGHGASSMPQDRACKAAPERCFAVEDFARDVIATLDALQVDRAHLVGHSMGGAVAQETALSRPDRVASVTLVATSADMRENPVVRDYLLAERIEGSWKRGLESKGLRFPDDAWELVATDADPRASEWMATEWVTEANADAAFVQSVLPETLAIRLGTWIGATRGLRAFDVRSRLSDLKVPALVISGKDDPVFPQVPDQADLRSALEEAHRENGVPVRFRVLDAPGLGHNLPWGAPEPIADELSRFLGRPAEG, encoded by the coding sequence ATGAAACTCTTCCGTCTCGCCGTTCTGCTCGTCGCCTTCACGGCGCCCGCATGCCTTTGGAAGTCGTCTCCGCATCGCCTTCCCCTCCCCACCGGCGTGCGGGTCCACGTCGTCGAGGCCGGCGATCCGAAGGGCGAGGCGGTGGTCTTCCTGCACGGCCTCACCGACACCAGCCGGTCGTTCGCGCCGGTGATCGAGAAGCTGGCGACGCTGCGCCCGGATCTGCGGCTGATCGCGGTCGATCAGCGCGGGCACGGGGCCTCGTCGATGCCCCAGGACCGTGCGTGCAAGGCGGCCCCGGAGCGCTGCTTCGCCGTGGAGGACTTCGCGCGCGACGTGATCGCGACCCTCGACGCCCTCCAGGTCGATCGCGCCCACCTCGTCGGCCACTCGATGGGGGGAGCCGTCGCGCAGGAGACCGCGCTCTCCCGCCCCGACCGCGTGGCGAGCGTGACCCTCGTCGCGACCTCGGCGGACATGCGCGAGAACCCGGTCGTGCGCGACTACCTGCTGGCGGAGCGGATCGAAGGGTCCTGGAAACGGGGGCTCGAGTCGAAGGGACTCCGATTCCCCGACGACGCGTGGGAACTGGTTGCGACCGACGCCGATCCGCGGGCGTCCGAGTGGATGGCGACGGAGTGGGTCACCGAAGCGAACGCCGACGCCGCGTTCGTGCAGTCGGTCCTCCCGGAGACCCTGGCGATCCGCCTCGGCACCTGGATCGGCGCCACGCGGGGCCTGCGCGCGTTCGACGTCCGCTCGCGGCTCTCCGACCTCAAGGTCCCCGCCCTCGTGATCTCCGGGAAGGACGATCCGGTTTTCCCCCAGGTCCCGGACCAGGCCGACCTTCGCTCGGCGCTCGAGGAGGCGCACCGCGAGAACGGCGTCCCCGTCCGATTCCGGGTCCTCGACGCCCCGGGGCTCGGTCACAACCTGCCGTGGGGGGCGCCGGAGCCGATCGCGGACGAGCTCTCGCGATTCCTCGGGCGGCCGGCCGAGGGGTGA
- a CDS encoding DUF1801 domain-containing protein: MASKQTLSGTAAVEAFLDTLDHPRKAEILAIRKIILEASSDIGEGIKWNAPSFHTHEFFATFHLRPRDCVQLIFHRGAKVGDGDVTGEVPDPLGLTERLGSDRCTAKFRDMADVNAKRRALSEFVKEWIARL, translated from the coding sequence ATGGCGTCCAAGCAGACCCTCTCCGGCACCGCGGCCGTCGAAGCGTTCCTCGACACCCTCGACCACCCGCGCAAGGCGGAGATCCTCGCGATACGGAAGATCATCCTCGAAGCCTCGTCGGACATCGGCGAGGGGATCAAGTGGAACGCGCCGAGCTTCCATACCCACGAGTTCTTCGCGACCTTCCACCTGCGCCCGCGCGATTGCGTGCAGTTGATCTTCCACCGCGGGGCGAAGGTCGGGGACGGCGACGTCACCGGCGAGGTCCCCGACCCCTTGGGGCTGACCGAGCGGCTCGGCTCGGATCGGTGCACGGCGAAGTTCCGCGACATGGCGGACGTCAACGCGAAGCGCCGGGCGCTGTCCGAGTTCGTGAAGGAGTGGATCGCGAGGCTGTAG
- a CDS encoding nuclear transport factor 2 family protein: protein MLAIVLSLALAQSPSAPDPMVEAVSHDHGITDPAEIARHPAVAVLKQQALAWSRGDIDAFCAVYAEDALFVTPGGLTRGREAVRTRYKAKYPDAAAMGTLTLEPVDLRDGGDTVTVAAKWTLTYPDKPAATGWTLIVLHVVAGKWLVMQDASM, encoded by the coding sequence ATGCTGGCGATCGTCCTGTCCCTCGCGCTCGCCCAGTCCCCGTCCGCCCCCGACCCGATGGTCGAGGCGGTCAGCCACGATCACGGAATCACGGACCCCGCGGAGATCGCGCGCCATCCCGCCGTCGCCGTCCTGAAACAACAGGCGCTCGCCTGGAGTCGGGGGGACATCGACGCCTTCTGCGCCGTGTACGCCGAGGACGCCCTGTTCGTGACGCCCGGCGGCCTCACCCGCGGCCGCGAAGCGGTCCGCACCCGGTACAAGGCGAAGTACCCCGACGCGGCGGCGATGGGAACGCTGACCCTGGAGCCGGTGGACCTGAGGGACGGCGGCGACACCGTGACCGTCGCCGCGAAGTGGACCCTCACCTACCCCGACAAGCCCGCCGCGACGGGGTGGACGCTGATCGTCCTCCACGTCGTCGCGGGGAAGTGGCTCGTCATGCAGGACGCTTCGATGTGA
- a CDS encoding GNAT family N-acetyltransferase, with amino-acid sequence MIDRLPHRASRVVLRTLRTDDLDAFLAFRSRADVARYQGWTPMSREDALAFLRMEGTDAPLVPGAWRQIGIAGVTDDVLVGDLGVHPSDDGTTVEIGISMHPDHQGLGLGSEATRALVELLFAHTPARRVVALTDARNEGAIRSLRKVGMRRISSRSAEFKGERCVEYEFAIDRDAGR; translated from the coding sequence GTGATCGACCGCCTTCCGCACCGCGCCTCCCGCGTCGTGCTTCGCACCCTTCGCACGGACGACCTCGACGCGTTCCTGGCGTTCCGAAGCCGGGCGGACGTGGCTCGCTACCAGGGATGGACCCCGATGTCGCGCGAGGACGCTCTCGCCTTCCTGCGCATGGAGGGGACCGACGCGCCGCTCGTCCCGGGGGCGTGGCGGCAGATCGGGATCGCCGGCGTGACCGACGACGTCCTGGTCGGCGACCTCGGAGTCCACCCCTCCGACGACGGAACCACCGTGGAGATCGGGATCTCGATGCACCCGGACCACCAGGGGCTCGGTCTCGGCTCCGAAGCCACCCGGGCGCTGGTGGAGCTGCTCTTCGCGCACACTCCCGCGCGGCGGGTGGTCGCCCTCACCGATGCCCGGAACGAAGGCGCCATCCGCTCGCTCCGCAAGGTCGGGATGCGCCGGATCTCGTCCCGTTCGGCGGAGTTCAAGGGCGAGAGGTGCGTCGAATACGAGTTCGCGATCGACCGGGACGCGGGGCGATGA